A single genomic interval of Oryzias latipes chromosome 3, ASM223467v1 harbors:
- the nr1h3 gene encoding oxysterols receptor LXR-alpha: protein MSTLSVTDIPDVGHEERKGFDGTSELQLDCMVEESSGGMSVKPDDLQSLTELPQPDDFPVPARNGPSKMSSALLVEPNDIKLDPAAGDTSVSIDGQPVKRKKGPAPKMLGNEVCSVCGDKASGFHYNVLSCEGCKGFFRRSVIKSAQYSCKNNGRCEMDMYMRRKCQQCRLRKCREAGMLEQCVLSEEQIRRKKMKKQQEEETARTSTVVTPTPPQEAATLDPQQQEMIEKLVAMQKQCNKRSFLDRPKVTPWPQSQDPQNRDVRQQRFAHFTELAIMSVQEIVDFAKQLPGFLELTREDQIALLKTSTIEIMLLETSRRYNPAIESITFLKDFSYNKEDFAKAGLQFEFINPIFEFSKGMNDLHLDEAEYALLIAINIFSADRPNVQDHDLVERLQQPYVDALRSYIMIKRQNDHLMFPRMLMKLVSLRTLSSVHSEQVFALRLQDKKLPPLLSEIWDVNE, encoded by the exons ATGTCCACGCTGTCTGTGACTGATATCCCAGATGTTGGTCATG AGGAGAGAAAGGGGTTTGATGGGACGTCTGAGCTGCAGCTGGACTGCATGGTTGAGGAGAGCAGTGGCGGCATGAGCGTGAAGCCCGATGACCTCCAGTCACTGACTGAGCTCCCCCAGCCGGACGACTTCCCCGTTCCCGCTCGAAACGGCCCGTCTAAAATGAGCAGCGCCCTGCTGGTGGAACCAAACGATATCAAGCTGGATCCAGCTGCAGGAGACACGTCTGTCAGCATAG ATGGTCAGCCTGTGAAGAGGAAGAAGGGCCCCGCTCCAAAGATGCTGGGAAACGAGGTGTGCAGCGTCTGTGGGGACAAAGCCTCTGGTTTCCACTACAACGTGTTGAGCTGCGAGGGCTGCAAGGGCTTCTTTCGCCGCAGCGTCATCAAAAGCGCCCAGTACTCCTGCAAGAACAACGGCCGCTGTGAAATGGACATGTACATGCGCCGCAAGTGCCAGCAGTGCCGCCTGCGCAAGTGCCGGGAGGCCGGCATGCTGGAGCAAT GTGTGCTTTCTGAAGAACAAATCAGacggaaaaagatgaaaaagcagCAGGAAGAGGAAACGGCTCGCACGTCCACTGTGGTCACTCCCACGCCTCCACAGGAAGCAGCAACGCTTGATCCCCAGCAGCAGGAGATGATTGAGAAGCTGGTGGCCATGCAgaagcagtgcaacaaaaggTCTTTCCTGGATCGGCCAAAAGTGACG cCTTGGCCACAAAGTCAGGACCCCCAAAACCGAGATGTGCGCCAGCAGCGATTTGCCCACTTCACTGAGCTCGCCATCATGTCAGTTCAAGAGATTGTGGATTTTGCGAAGCAGCTCCCCGGTTTCCTGGAACTCACGAGAGAAGATCAGATCGCGCTGCTAAAGACATCCACTATAGAG ATTATGCTGCTGGAAACGTCTCGGCGATACAATCCTGCAATCGAGAGCATCACATTTTTGAAGGACTTTAGTTATAATAAAGAGGACTTTGCAAAAGCAG GACTtcagtttgagttcataaaTCCTATATTTGAGTTTTCAAAAGGAATGAACGACCTGCACCTGGATGAGGCCGAATATGCCCTACTCATCGCCATCAACATCTTTTCTGCAG ACCGGCCGAATGTGCAGGACCACGACCTGGTGGAGAGACTGCAGCAGCCGTACGTGGACGCCCTGCGCTCTTACATTATGATAAAGAGACAAAAT gatCACTTGATGTTTCCCCGTATGCTAATGAAACTGGTGAGCCTTCGCACATTAAGTAGCGTTCACTCGGAGCAGGTTTTCGCCCTTCGCCTTCAGGACAAGAAGCTTCCCCCACTGCTGTCGGAAATCTGGGACGTCAATGAGTGA